In Balaenoptera ricei isolate mBalRic1 chromosome 7, mBalRic1.hap2, whole genome shotgun sequence, a single window of DNA contains:
- the LOC132368599 gene encoding LOW QUALITY PROTEIN: endonuclease V-like (The sequence of the model RefSeq protein was modified relative to this genomic sequence to represent the inferred CDS: inserted 1 base in 1 codon): MVSLTGPYVSGFLAFREVPFLVDVVQWLRQKEPRLMPQVLFVDGNGVLHHRGFGVACHLGVLTDLSSIGVAKKLLQVDGLENNALHKEKIRLLKAGGDSFPLMGGSGTILGMALKSHDHSTKPLCVSVGHKMSLEAAVHLTHGCCKFRILEALHQADIHSPDYIRRTLGVQGAPAXAAERSKKAQRPKPCPQGVSEEPTDLEIIH; the protein is encoded by the exons ATGGTGAGCCTGACAGGTCCCTATGTGTCAGGCTTCCTGGCCTTCCGAGAGGTGCCCTTCCTGGTGGACGTGGTACAGTGGCTGCGGCAGAAGGAGCCCCGCCTCATGCCCCAGGTCCTTTTTGTGGATGGAAATGGGGTGCTTCACCACCGAGGCTTTGGGGTGGCCTGCCACCTTGGTGTCCTCACAGACCTGTCCAGCATCGGGGTGGCCAAGAAACTCCTGCAGGTGGACGGGCTGGAGAACAACGCTCTGCACAAGGAGAAGATACGGCTCCTGAAGGCTGGAGGAGACTCATTTCCTCTGATGGGAGGTTCCGGGACCATCCTGGGCATGGCGCTGAAGAGCCATGACCACAGCACCAAgcccctctgtgtctctgtgggcCACAAAATGAGCCTGGAGGCAGCCGTGCACCTGACCCATGGCTGCTGCAAGTTTCGGATTCTGGAGGCCCTGCACCAGGCTGACATCCACTCCCCAGACTACATCCGCAGGACCCTGGGAGTCCAAGGGGCCCCTG TTGCGGCCGAAAGGAGCAAGAAGGCACAGAGGCCAAAGCCGTGCCCCCAGGGAGTCTCAGAAGAGCCCACAGATTTAGAAATTATCCATTGA